A stretch of Pseudomonas sp. LRP2-20 DNA encodes these proteins:
- a CDS encoding shikimate dehydrogenase yields MSQPAILAGLIGRGIQLSRTPALHEHEGDAQQLRYLYRLIDADQLKLEDSALAQLLDAAQHTGFTGLNITYPFKQAILPLLDELSDEARGIGAVNTVVLKDGKRVGHNTDCLGFAEGLRRGLPDVSRRRVVQMGAGGAGSAVAHALLSEGVEQLVLFEVDAARAQALVDNLNGHFGPGRAVLGTDLAAEVAEADGLVNTTPVGMAKLPGTPLPVELLHPRLWVAEIIYFPLETELLKAARALGCRTLDGSNMAVFQAVKAFELFSGKPADAERMQAHFASFS; encoded by the coding sequence ATGAGCCAGCCCGCCATCCTTGCCGGCCTGATCGGCCGTGGCATCCAGCTGTCGCGCACCCCTGCCCTGCACGAGCATGAAGGCGACGCCCAGCAGCTGCGCTACCTCTATCGGCTGATCGACGCCGACCAGCTCAAGCTTGAAGACAGCGCCCTGGCGCAGCTGCTCGATGCCGCCCAGCACACCGGTTTTACCGGGCTCAACATCACTTACCCATTCAAGCAGGCGATCCTGCCGCTGCTCGATGAGCTGTCGGACGAGGCGCGCGGCATTGGCGCGGTCAACACGGTGGTGCTCAAGGACGGAAAGCGGGTCGGCCACAATACCGACTGCCTGGGCTTTGCCGAAGGCCTGCGCCGTGGATTGCCGGATGTGTCGCGCCGGCGCGTGGTGCAGATGGGCGCTGGCGGTGCCGGCTCGGCGGTGGCCCATGCGCTGCTCAGCGAAGGGGTCGAGCAACTGGTGTTGTTCGAAGTGGATGCGGCCCGTGCCCAGGCACTGGTCGACAACCTCAACGGCCATTTCGGCCCGGGCCGGGCGGTACTGGGAACGGACCTGGCGGCCGAAGTGGCCGAGGCCGATGGCCTGGTCAACACCACACCGGTGGGCATGGCCAAGCTGCCAGGTACTCCGCTGCCGGTGGAACTGTTGCACCCGCGCCTGTGGGTCGCTGAAATCATCTATTTCCCGCTTGAGACCGAACTGCTCAAAGCAGCACGCGCGCTGGGTTGCCGCACGCTGGATGGCAGCAACATGGCGGTGTTCCAGGCGGTGAAGGCGTTCGAGCTGTTCAGTGGCAAACCGGCGGATGCCGAGCGGATGCAGGCACATTTCGCCAGTTTCTCCTGA
- a CDS encoding DUF2514 domain-containing protein, which yields MKSWAIRSLILLVLLASYWGMYQHGRAVERAEAARASAERDSGDRLAEVIGERGARQEEQRRAQAQEEARAHAQEERTTADAGAAGADAAGQRLRDEGAKLAATVSCPGTDTAAISRGQAATRAAMVLSELRDRADARAGELAKAYDQARIAGQLCERSYNALIN from the coding sequence ATGAAGTCGTGGGCAATCAGATCGTTGATCCTGCTGGTGCTGCTTGCGTCCTACTGGGGCATGTACCAGCACGGCAGGGCAGTAGAACGCGCCGAGGCCGCCCGGGCATCAGCGGAACGTGACAGTGGCGACCGTCTGGCCGAAGTGATCGGCGAGCGCGGCGCCCGACAGGAAGAACAGCGACGCGCCCAGGCGCAGGAGGAGGCGAGAGCCCATGCCCAGGAAGAACGAACGACTGCTGATGCTGGCGCTGCTGGTGCCGATGCTGCTGGCCAGCGGCTGCGCGACGAAGGCGCCAAGCTCGCCGCCACCGTCAGTTGCCCCGGCACGGATACCGCCGCTATCTCCCGAGGCCAGGCAGCCACCCGCGCCGCTATGGTGCTCTCCGAACTGCGCGACCGGGCTGATGCACGAGCGGGAGAGCTGGCGAAAGCTTATGACCAAGCCCGAATAGCGGGCCAGCTCTGCGAGAGGTCCTATAATGCGCTGATCAACTGA
- a CDS encoding TolC family protein, which yields MPTPRKIALLSLLLATTASAQAGQGMSLPEALSAAFANNPELAAAAREIGIAEGERMQAGLIPNPELAWEIEDTRRDSSTTTVTLSQPLELGGKRGARIAVAGAGQAIARLDLERQRNGLRADVVQAYHAALRAQTAVELAQQSQALTERGLRVAQGRVSAGQSSPVEATRAQVQLAQANAEQRRAETQRTVAYQALARLTGSPLATFDQLSASHLSPGQAPSADTLLGQVEQTAEWRLAAAQVERGEASLGSEKALRIPNLTVSVGSQYSREDRERVNVVGLSMPLPLFDRNQGNVLAAARRADQARDLRNTVELRLRSETRSAVDQWRTAMQEVQAYDRTILPAAQQAVDTATRGFEMGKFAFLDVLDAQRTLIDARGLYLEALASATDARAQVERIYGDLDGLSKKSSNRSNND from the coding sequence ATGCCCACTCCCCGTAAGATCGCCTTGCTCAGCCTGTTGCTGGCGACCACCGCCAGCGCCCAGGCCGGGCAAGGCATGAGCCTGCCCGAGGCGCTTAGCGCCGCCTTTGCCAACAACCCTGAATTGGCCGCAGCCGCTCGTGAAATCGGTATCGCCGAGGGCGAACGAATGCAGGCTGGATTGATCCCCAACCCTGAACTGGCCTGGGAAATCGAGGACACCCGCCGCGATTCCAGCACCACTACCGTGACCCTCAGCCAGCCACTGGAGCTGGGCGGCAAGCGCGGTGCGCGCATTGCTGTGGCCGGTGCCGGCCAGGCCATTGCACGGCTGGACCTCGAGCGCCAGCGCAATGGCCTGCGCGCCGATGTGGTGCAGGCGTATCACGCCGCCCTGCGCGCGCAAACAGCCGTGGAGCTGGCTCAGCAGTCGCAGGCGCTGACCGAGCGTGGTCTGCGTGTGGCACAGGGCCGGGTCAGCGCAGGCCAGTCGTCGCCGGTAGAAGCCACCCGCGCGCAGGTGCAGCTGGCCCAGGCCAACGCCGAGCAACGCCGTGCCGAAACCCAACGTACCGTGGCCTACCAGGCGCTGGCTCGGTTGACCGGCAGCCCGCTGGCGACCTTCGACCAGTTGTCAGCGAGCCACCTGTCACCCGGCCAGGCCCCTTCAGCCGATACCCTGCTCGGCCAGGTCGAACAAACCGCCGAATGGCGCCTGGCAGCCGCGCAGGTCGAGCGCGGTGAAGCCTCATTGGGCTCGGAAAAGGCCCTGCGCATTCCCAACCTCACCGTCAGTGTCGGCAGCCAGTACAGCCGCGAGGACCGTGAGCGGGTCAACGTGGTGGGGCTGTCGATGCCCTTGCCGTTGTTCGACCGCAACCAGGGCAATGTGCTGGCGGCCGCACGCCGTGCCGACCAGGCCCGCGACTTGCGCAACACGGTCGAGCTGCGCCTGCGCAGCGAAACCCGCAGCGCCGTCGATCAATGGCGCACGGCGATGCAGGAGGTTCAAGCCTACGACCGCACCATCCTGCCCGCGGCCCAGCAGGCGGTGGACACCGCCACCCGCGGCTTCGAAATGGGCAAGTTCGCCTTCCTCGACGTGCTCGATGCCCAGCGCACGCTGATCGACGCCCGCGGGCTGTACCTCGAGGCACTGGCCTCGGCGACCGATGCACGGGCACAGGTCGAGCGCATCTATGGCGACCTTGATGGGTTGAGCAAAAAATCGAGCAACAGGAGCAACAATGACTAA
- the aroQ gene encoding type II 3-dehydroquinate dehydratase, with protein sequence MKPLILVLNGPNLNMLGTREPTQYGHETLADLAQGCADTAHAHGLEIEFRQTNHEGELIDWIHSARGRCAGIVINPGAWTHTSVAIRDALVASELPVIEVHLSNVHKREPFRHLSFVSSIAVGVICGLGSHGYRMALSHFAEMLQESRA encoded by the coding sequence ATGAAGCCCCTTATTCTCGTGCTCAACGGCCCCAACCTGAACATGCTGGGGACCCGCGAACCCACTCAGTATGGCCATGAAACCCTCGCCGACCTGGCCCAGGGTTGCGCAGATACTGCCCATGCCCACGGCCTGGAAATCGAATTCCGCCAGACCAACCACGAAGGCGAACTGATCGACTGGATCCACTCCGCCCGCGGTCGCTGCGCCGGTATCGTGATCAACCCCGGCGCCTGGACCCACACCTCGGTGGCGATCCGCGACGCCCTGGTGGCCAGCGAGCTGCCGGTTATCGAAGTACACCTGTCCAACGTCCACAAGCGCGAGCCGTTCCGCCACCTGTCGTTCGTTTCGTCGATTGCCGTCGGGGTGATCTGCGGCCTGGGCAGCCACGGCTATCGCATGGCCCTGAGCCACTTCGCCGAGATGCTCCAGGAGTCGCGCGCATGA
- a CDS encoding efflux RND transporter permease subunit, which yields MFERLIQFAIEQRLVVMLAVVLMAAVGIHSYQKLPIDAVPDITNVQVQINTAAPGYSPLETEQRITFAIETAMAGLPGLKQTRSLSRSGLSQVTVIFDDGTDIFFARQLVNERLQVAREQLPEGIEASMGPISTGLGEIFLWTVEAEQGALKEDGTPYTATDLRVIQDWIIKPQLRNVPGVAEVNSIGGHAKQYLIAPEPKRLAAYKLTLNDLIAALERNNANVGAGYIERNGEQLLIRAPGQVASAEDIANIVISSVDGTPIRVSHVAQVGLGEELRSGAATENGREVVLGTVFMLIGENSRTVSQAVAAKLAEINRNLPKGVLAVTVYDRTNLVEKAIATVKKNLVEGAILVIAVLFLFLGNIRAALITAMVIPLSMLFTFTGMFSNKVSANLMSLGALDFGIIVDGAVVIVENAIRRLAHAQQRHGRMLSRAERFHEVFAAAREARRPLIYGQLIIMVVYLPIFALTGVEGKMFHPMAFTVVMALLGAMILSVTFVPAAIALFVTGKVKEEEGVVMRTARQRYAPVLEWVLGRRKLAFTAAAGLVLLSGVMASRMGSEFIPSLSEGDFALQALRVPGTSLSQSVDMQQRLEQAIIAQVPEVERVFARTGTAEIASDPMPPNISDAYVMLRPREQWGDPGKPREVLIAEVQRAAASVPGSNYELSQPIQLRFNELISGVRSDVAVKVFGDDMDVLNRTAAQIASSLQQVPGASEVKVEQTTGLPVLTIDIDRDKAARHGLNVGDVQDAIAIAVGGRTAGTLYEGDRRFDMVVRLSETLRTDVDGLGSLLIPVPASAAAGAAQIGFIPLSQVATLNLQLGPNQVSREDGKRVVVVSANVRGRDLGSFVEQAEQTLREQVQIPPGYWTRWGGQFEQLQSAAERLQVVVPVALLLVMALLLMMFNNLKDGLLVFTGIPFALTGGVLALWLRDIPLSISAGVGFIALSGVAVLNGLVMIAFIRNLREEGRGLRAAVEEGALTRLRPVLMTALVASLGFIPMALATGTGAEVQRPLATVVIGGILSSTALTLLVLPALYQWAYRREED from the coding sequence ATGTTCGAACGCCTGATCCAATTCGCCATCGAGCAGCGCCTGGTGGTGATGCTCGCCGTGGTGCTGATGGCCGCCGTGGGTATCCACAGCTACCAGAAGCTGCCGATTGATGCGGTGCCTGATATCACCAACGTCCAGGTGCAGATCAACACGGCCGCGCCGGGCTATTCGCCACTTGAAACCGAGCAGCGCATCACCTTCGCCATCGAGACGGCCATGGCCGGCCTGCCGGGTCTCAAGCAGACCCGCTCATTGTCGCGCTCGGGGCTGTCCCAGGTGACGGTGATCTTCGACGATGGCACCGATATATTCTTCGCCCGGCAACTGGTCAACGAGCGCCTGCAGGTGGCCCGCGAGCAGTTGCCCGAAGGCATCGAGGCCAGCATGGGGCCGATCTCCACGGGGTTGGGGGAAATCTTCCTGTGGACCGTGGAGGCCGAGCAGGGCGCACTGAAGGAGGACGGTACGCCCTATACGGCGACCGACCTGCGGGTGATCCAGGACTGGATCATCAAGCCGCAGCTGCGCAACGTGCCCGGTGTCGCCGAGGTCAACAGCATCGGCGGCCACGCCAAGCAGTACCTGATCGCCCCGGAGCCCAAGCGCCTGGCGGCCTACAAGCTCACCCTCAATGACCTGATCGCAGCGCTGGAACGCAACAACGCCAACGTTGGTGCCGGCTACATCGAGCGCAACGGCGAGCAGTTGCTGATCCGTGCACCGGGGCAGGTGGCTTCGGCCGAAGACATCGCCAACATTGTCATCTCCAGCGTCGATGGCACACCGATCCGCGTCAGCCATGTCGCCCAGGTCGGCCTGGGCGAGGAACTGCGCTCTGGCGCGGCCACCGAGAACGGCCGCGAAGTGGTGCTGGGCACGGTGTTCATGCTGATTGGCGAGAACAGCCGCACAGTGTCCCAGGCCGTGGCGGCCAAGCTCGCCGAGATCAACCGCAACCTGCCCAAGGGCGTGCTCGCGGTGACCGTCTACGACCGCACCAACCTGGTGGAAAAAGCCATTGCCACGGTGAAGAAGAACCTAGTCGAAGGCGCCATCCTGGTGATTGCCGTGCTGTTCCTGTTCCTCGGCAACATTCGCGCCGCGCTGATCACTGCCATGGTCATCCCGCTGTCGATGCTGTTCACCTTCACCGGCATGTTCAGCAACAAGGTCAGCGCCAACCTGATGAGCCTCGGCGCCCTGGACTTCGGCATCATCGTCGATGGCGCGGTGGTGATCGTCGAAAACGCCATCCGCCGCCTGGCCCATGCCCAGCAGCGTCATGGCCGCATGCTGAGCCGTGCCGAACGCTTCCACGAGGTGTTCGCCGCCGCCCGCGAGGCACGCCGGCCGCTGATCTACGGGCAGTTGATCATCATGGTGGTGTACCTGCCGATCTTTGCCCTGACCGGGGTCGAAGGCAAGATGTTCCACCCGATGGCCTTCACCGTGGTGATGGCACTGCTGGGCGCCATGATCCTTTCGGTGACCTTCGTGCCGGCGGCCATCGCGTTGTTCGTCACCGGCAAGGTCAAGGAAGAAGAGGGCGTGGTCATGCGCACCGCCCGCCAGCGCTATGCGCCGGTGCTCGAGTGGGTGCTGGGGCGGCGCAAGCTTGCGTTTACCGCCGCTGCCGGGCTGGTGCTGCTGTCCGGGGTCATGGCCAGCCGCATGGGCAGCGAGTTCATCCCCAGCCTCAGCGAAGGCGACTTTGCCTTGCAGGCGCTGCGGGTACCCGGCACCAGCCTGTCGCAGTCGGTGGACATGCAACAGCGCCTGGAGCAGGCGATCATCGCACAGGTGCCGGAAGTGGAGCGGGTGTTTGCCCGCACCGGCACCGCCGAGATCGCCTCCGACCCGATGCCGCCGAACATCTCCGACGCCTACGTGATGCTGCGCCCGCGCGAGCAGTGGGGTGACCCCGGCAAGCCCCGCGAGGTACTGATTGCCGAGGTCCAGCGCGCCGCTGCCAGCGTGCCGGGCAGCAACTACGAGCTGTCGCAGCCAATCCAGTTGCGTTTCAACGAGCTGATTTCCGGCGTGCGCAGCGATGTGGCGGTGAAGGTGTTCGGTGATGACATGGACGTGCTCAACCGCACCGCCGCGCAGATCGCCAGCAGCCTGCAACAGGTGCCAGGCGCCTCTGAAGTGAAAGTCGAGCAGACCACCGGCCTGCCGGTGCTGACCATCGACATCGACCGCGACAAGGCCGCGCGCCATGGCCTGAATGTGGGCGACGTGCAGGATGCCATCGCCATTGCCGTCGGCGGGCGCACGGCGGGCACCTTGTACGAAGGCGATCGCCGCTTCGACATGGTAGTACGCCTGTCCGAAACCCTGCGTACCGATGTCGATGGCTTGGGCAGCCTGCTGATTCCGGTACCCGCCAGCGCCGCAGCCGGTGCAGCGCAGATCGGCTTCATCCCGTTGTCGCAGGTGGCCACGTTGAACCTGCAGCTTGGGCCGAACCAGGTCAGCCGCGAAGATGGCAAGCGCGTGGTGGTGGTCAGTGCCAACGTGCGTGGGCGTGACCTGGGCTCGTTCGTCGAGCAGGCCGAACAGACCCTGCGCGAGCAGGTGCAGATCCCGCCAGGTTACTGGACCCGTTGGGGCGGCCAGTTCGAGCAGTTGCAGTCGGCGGCCGAGCGCCTGCAGGTGGTGGTGCCGGTGGCGCTGCTGCTGGTGATGGCCTTGCTGCTGATGATGTTCAACAACCTCAAGGATGGCCTGCTGGTGTTCACCGGGATTCCGTTTGCCTTGACCGGCGGGGTGCTGGCGTTGTGGCTACGGGATATCCCGTTGTCGATTTCCGCAGGGGTGGGGTTCATCGCCTTGTCGGGGGTGGCGGTGCTCAATGGCCTGGTGATGATCGCCTTTATCCGTAACCTGCGCGAGGAGGGGCGCGGTTTGCGTGCAGCGGTCGAGGAGGGCGCGCTGACGCGCTTGCGGCCGGTGCTGATGACTGCGTTGGTGGCGTCGTTGGGGTTCATTCCAATGGCCTTGGCGACAGGGACAGGCGCCGAGGTGCAGCGACCGCTGGCGACGGTGGTGATTGGCGGGATCCTGTCTTCCACGGCGCTGACCTTGCTGGTGTTGCCGGCGCTTTATCAGTGGGCGTACAGACGCGAAGAAGATTGA
- a CDS encoding MFS transporter, with the protein MSASHEVSPATLRRVIAASAIGNFVEWFDFAVYGFLATLIANQFFASEDASVALLKTFAVFAVAFALRPLGGIVFGALGDRLGRKRILSLTILLMAGSTTLIGLLPTYASIGLAAPALLTLARCLQGFSAGGEYAGACAYLMEHAPQNKRAFYGSFVPVSTFSAFACAAVIAYGLEASLSAEAMTAWGWRIPFLVAAPLGLVGLYLRWRMEETPAFREAVAQGKEHEHSPLKETLRNHGRAIRNLGMFISLTALSFYMFTTYFATYLQLVGHLTRAQSLLVTTVALLFAAVGCPLAGAFSDRVGRRKTIGFTCLWVMVCVFPAYWLASSGSMSGALLGVILLAVGALCSGVVTAALLSESFPTRTRYTASAITYNVAYTLFGGTAPLVATWLIGQTGSSLAPAFYLVVIALVALVGGLALPETSRISLHDEPGSDVSPQVRTPI; encoded by the coding sequence AACCAGTTCTTCGCCAGCGAAGATGCCAGTGTCGCCCTGCTCAAGACCTTCGCCGTGTTTGCCGTGGCCTTCGCCTTGCGCCCGCTCGGCGGCATCGTGTTCGGCGCGCTGGGCGACCGCCTTGGGCGCAAGCGCATCCTGTCGCTGACCATCCTGCTGATGGCCGGTTCCACCACCTTGATCGGCCTGCTGCCGACCTACGCCAGCATCGGCCTTGCCGCACCCGCGCTGCTGACCCTGGCGCGCTGCCTGCAGGGCTTTTCTGCCGGTGGCGAATACGCAGGCGCCTGTGCCTACCTGATGGAACATGCGCCACAGAACAAGCGAGCGTTCTACGGCAGCTTCGTGCCAGTCTCGACCTTTTCCGCCTTTGCCTGTGCGGCGGTGATCGCCTATGGCCTGGAGGCCAGCCTGTCGGCCGAGGCCATGACAGCCTGGGGCTGGCGCATCCCGTTCCTGGTGGCTGCACCACTGGGGCTGGTGGGGCTGTACCTACGCTGGCGCATGGAAGAAACCCCGGCGTTTCGCGAGGCTGTCGCCCAAGGCAAGGAACATGAACATTCGCCGCTCAAGGAAACCCTGCGCAACCACGGCCGAGCGATCCGCAACCTGGGCATGTTCATCTCGCTGACGGCGCTGTCGTTCTACATGTTCACCACCTACTTCGCCACCTACCTGCAACTGGTCGGTCACCTGACCCGCGCCCAGTCGCTGCTGGTGACCACCGTGGCGTTGCTGTTCGCGGCGGTCGGTTGCCCACTGGCCGGGGCCTTCTCGGACCGGGTCGGGCGACGCAAGACCATTGGCTTCACCTGCCTGTGGGTGATGGTCTGCGTGTTCCCCGCCTACTGGCTGGCCAGTTCCGGTTCGATGTCGGGAGCGCTGCTGGGGGTGATCCTGCTGGCGGTGGGGGCGCTGTGCAGTGGCGTGGTGACGGCGGCGTTGCTGTCGGAGAGTTTCCCTACGCGTACCCGCTATACCGCTTCGGCGATTACCTACAACGTGGCCTACACCCTGTTTGGCGGTACCGCGCCGCTGGTGGCGACCTGGCTGATCGGGCAAACCGGCAGCAGCCTGGCGCCGGCGTTCTACCTGGTGGTGATTGCACTGGTGGCGTTGGTGGGTGGGTTGGCGTTGCCGGAGACATCGCGGATTTCGCTGCATGATGAACCTGGTAGTGATGTGAGCCCTCAGGTTCGTACTCCGATCTGA
- a CDS encoding DUF2790 domain-containing protein, giving the protein MNFKTLASASLFAVLGFAAVVANASATSMNDASVMQYRYGDHLDVKRVLSVKDDHSNACGPVNTRMDYLDSKGQKESVEYRSYATSGCHDN; this is encoded by the coding sequence ATGAACTTCAAGACCCTCGCCAGCGCCAGCCTGTTTGCCGTACTGGGCTTCGCCGCCGTCGTCGCCAATGCCAGCGCCACATCGATGAACGACGCCAGCGTCATGCAGTACCGCTACGGTGACCATCTGGATGTGAAGCGGGTATTGTCGGTGAAGGACGACCACAGCAATGCTTGTGGCCCGGTCAACACCCGCATGGACTACCTCGACTCCAAAGGCCAGAAGGAGAGCGTTGAATACCGTTCCTACGCCACGAGCGGTTGCCATGACAATTGA
- a CDS encoding structural protein P5: protein MTQSTARGVRNNNPGNIDFNPRNAWQGQLGLEEGVGKPRFARFDEAENGIRALGKLLLNYRGKDGMPGVGRPGIDTPIEFISRWAPSTENNTLAYAQAIAKRLGVGVRDSIDISNPRVLRETVVGIIVHENGGNPYKDQVIDEGVRRALA, encoded by the coding sequence ATGACCCAATCCACCGCTCGAGGCGTGCGCAACAACAACCCCGGGAACATCGATTTCAATCCCCGCAATGCGTGGCAGGGGCAGCTCGGCCTGGAGGAGGGCGTGGGCAAGCCGCGCTTCGCCCGCTTCGACGAAGCCGAGAACGGCATCCGTGCCTTGGGCAAACTGCTGCTGAACTACCGGGGCAAGGACGGCATGCCCGGTGTGGGCCGGCCCGGCATCGACACCCCCATCGAGTTCATCAGCCGCTGGGCGCCGTCGACCGAGAACAACACCCTTGCCTACGCCCAGGCCATCGCCAAGCGTCTCGGTGTCGGCGTGCGTGACTCGATCGACATCAGCAACCCCCGAGTGCTGCGCGAGACCGTCGTGGGCATCATCGTGCACGAGAACGGCGGCAACCCCTACAAGGACCAGGTGATCGACGAGGGTGTGCGGAGGGCCTTGGCATGA
- a CDS encoding thioredoxin family protein: MTIDRRLLLKVGGVALALVGLGLAGGQLMARDNYGAMPSLSGASEWLNSPPLGAPTLKGKVVLVDFWTWDCINCQRSLPHVNDWARRYADQGLVVIGVHTPEYDYEHDVGQLKSKVASLGIAYPVAVDNDYQVWNAWGNQFWPAHYFVDRQGQVRHVHFGEGDYAGQEKVIQALLDEKG; this comes from the coding sequence ATGACAATTGACCGCCGGCTGCTGTTGAAAGTGGGGGGCGTGGCCTTGGCGCTGGTTGGCCTGGGCCTCGCCGGAGGGCAACTGATGGCCCGCGACAATTATGGCGCCATGCCGTCGCTGTCCGGGGCCAGCGAATGGCTCAACTCGCCGCCGCTGGGCGCGCCGACGCTCAAGGGCAAGGTGGTGCTGGTGGACTTCTGGACCTGGGATTGCATCAACTGCCAGCGCAGCCTGCCGCATGTCAACGACTGGGCACGGCGCTATGCCGACCAGGGTTTGGTGGTGATCGGGGTGCATACGCCGGAGTACGACTACGAGCATGATGTGGGGCAGTTGAAGAGCAAGGTGGCCAGCCTGGGTATCGCTTACCCGGTGGCGGTAGACAACGATTACCAGGTGTGGAATGCCTGGGGTAACCAGTTCTGGCCAGCGCACTATTTTGTCGATCGGCAGGGGCAGGTGCGGCATGTGCACTTCGGTGAGGGTGACTATGCCGGTCAGGAGAAAGTCATACAGGCGTTGCTGGATGAAAAAGGCTGA
- a CDS encoding efflux RND transporter periplasmic adaptor subunit, with translation MTNPRKLALLAAAIAVFGMGGLAWTGNDGQASKSEARHDDQGEDSHAHDEEAGEQHQEEEGALHLSIAQIEAAGIQLAAAAPRELSTAISFPGEIRFDEDRTAHVVPRVPGVVESVQAELGQAVKRGQVLAVIASQQISDLRSEQQAAQRRLELARLTFQREQQLWQERISAEQDYLQARQALQEAEIALANARQKVAAVGPAGAGSRYELRAPFDAVVVEKHLTVGEVVDATSNAFTLSDLSRVWATFAVAPRDLARVTTGRSVTVSAPDLGAEVEGKVNYVGSLLGEQNRAATVRATLANPAGAWRPGLFVNVAVNVERFNAAVVVPESALQNWEEQTVVFARTDEGFEARPVKTGRRDAGQVEITAGLAAGTQVAAAGSFVLKSELGKASAEHSH, from the coding sequence ATGACTAACCCCCGCAAACTCGCTCTGCTGGCCGCTGCCATTGCCGTTTTCGGCATGGGTGGCCTGGCCTGGACCGGTAACGATGGCCAGGCCAGCAAAAGCGAGGCCCGGCACGACGACCAAGGTGAAGACAGCCACGCTCACGATGAAGAGGCCGGCGAACAACACCAGGAAGAGGAAGGCGCCCTGCACCTGTCGATCGCCCAGATCGAGGCGGCCGGCATTCAACTTGCCGCGGCCGCTCCGCGTGAACTGAGCACCGCCATCAGCTTCCCCGGTGAGATCCGTTTCGACGAAGACCGCACCGCCCATGTGGTACCACGGGTGCCGGGGGTGGTCGAGTCGGTGCAGGCCGAACTCGGCCAGGCGGTCAAGCGCGGCCAGGTGTTGGCGGTGATCGCCAGCCAGCAGATCTCTGATCTGCGCAGCGAGCAGCAGGCCGCCCAGCGCCGCCTTGAACTGGCGCGCCTGACCTTCCAGCGCGAGCAGCAACTGTGGCAGGAACGTATCAGCGCCGAGCAGGATTACCTGCAGGCGCGCCAGGCCTTGCAAGAGGCCGAGATCGCCCTGGCCAATGCCCGGCAGAAGGTGGCCGCCGTCGGCCCGGCAGGTGCAGGTAGCCGCTACGAACTGCGCGCCCCCTTCGATGCCGTGGTGGTGGAAAAGCACCTGACCGTGGGCGAAGTCGTCGACGCGACCAGCAATGCCTTCACGCTGTCCGACCTGAGCCGGGTCTGGGCCACCTTCGCGGTCGCACCGCGCGATCTGGCCCGGGTCACCACGGGGCGCAGCGTGACCGTCAGCGCACCGGACCTCGGTGCCGAGGTCGAGGGCAAGGTCAACTACGTCGGCAGCCTGCTCGGCGAGCAGAACCGCGCCGCCACCGTGCGCGCCACCCTGGCCAACCCCGCCGGCGCCTGGCGCCCCGGGCTGTTCGTCAACGTCGCGGTCAATGTCGAGCGCTTCAATGCCGCTGTCGTCGTGCCCGAAAGCGCGTTGCAGAACTGGGAGGAGCAGACCGTGGTGTTCGCCCGCACCGACGAAGGTTTCGAGGCCCGCCCGGTGAAGACTGGCCGCCGCGACGCAGGCCAGGTGGAGATCACCGCAGGCCTGGCCGCCGGCACCCAGGTGGCGGCCGCTGGCAGCTTCGTCCTCAAGTCCGAACTCGGCAAGGCTTCTGCCGAGCACAGCCATTGA